A stretch of the Macaca mulatta isolate MMU2019108-1 chromosome 14, T2T-MMU8v2.0, whole genome shotgun sequence genome encodes the following:
- the HYLS1 gene encoding centriolar and ciliogenesis-associated protein HYLS1, whose product MEELLPDRQVWANMDPEERMLAAATAFTHICAGQGEGDVRREAQSIQYDPYSKASIAPGKRPTLPVQLQYPHVESNVTSETVSEASQRLRKPVMKRKVLRRKPDGEVLVTDESIISESESGTENDQGLWDLRQRLMNVQFQEDKESSFDISQKFNPPHEYQGISQDQLICSLQREGMGSPAYEQDLIVASRPKSFILPKLDQLSRNRGKTDRVARYFEYKRDWDSIRLPGEDHRKELRWGVREQMLCRAEPQSKPQHIYVPNNYLVPTEKKRSALRWGVRCDLANGVIPRKLPFPLSPS is encoded by the coding sequence ATGGAAGAACTTCTACCTGATAGACAAGTATGGGCTAATATGGATCCAGAAGAACGAATGTTGGCAGCTGCTACAGCTTTTACCCACATCTGTGCAGGGCAGGGTGAAGGAGATGTTAGGAGAGAAGCCCAATCTATCCAATATGATCCCTACAGTAAAGCTTCAATAGCCCCAGGAAAGCGACCTACTCTTCCTGTGCAACTACAGTACCCACATGTAGAAAGTAATGTCACTTCAGAAACAGTCTCTGAGGCCTCCCAAAGACTCCGAAAGCCAGTGATGAAGAGAAAGGTGCTGCGTAGAAAGCCAGATGGGGAAGTATTAGTAACAGATGAGTCGATTATCAGTGAATCAGAATCTGGTACAGAAAACGATCAGGGTCTCTGGGACTTAAGACAAAGGCTGATGAATGTGCAGTTCCAGGAAGACAAGGAATCTTCATTTGATATTTCACAAAAATTTAATCCACCACATGAATACCAAGGAATTTCTCAAGATCAGCTCATTTGCTCTctacaaagagaaggaatggGCTCTCCAGCTTACGAACAAGACCTGATTGTTGCCAGCAGACCAAAGTCCTTTATTCTCCCAAAGCTGGACCAGTTAAGCCGAAACCGGGGCAAGACAGACCGGGTAGCCCGGTATTTTGAGTACAAACGGGACTGGGACTCAATACGTTTACCTGGTGAAGATCATAGGAAGGAATTACGCTGGGGTGTCCGAGAGCAGATGCTTTGTCGAGCAGAACCCCAATCCAAACCTCAGCACATATATGTCCCAAACAATTATCTAGTACCAACAGAGAAGAAAAGGTCTGCACTCCGTTGGGGTGTTCGTTGTGACCTTGCAAATGGTGTCATACCCAGGAagcttcccttccctctttctccttcttaa
- the PUS3 gene encoding tRNA pseudouridine(38/39) synthase, with protein sequence MADDTDRNQTEKLLKRVQELEQEVQRLRTEQAKNKEDSNIRKNSSGAGKTKRAFDFSAHGRRHVALRIAYMGWGYQGFASQENTNNTIEEKLFEALSKTRLVESRQTSNYHRCGRTDKGVSAFGQVISLDLRSQFPRGRDSEDFNVKEEANATAEEIRYTHILNRVLPPDIRILAWAPVEPSFSARFSCLERTYRYFFPRADLDIVAMDYAAQKYVGTHDFRNLCKMDVANGVINFQRTILSAQVRLVGQSPGEGRWQEPFQLCQFEVTGQAFLYHQVRCMMAILFLIGQGMEKPEIIDELLNIEKNPQKPQYSMAVEFPLVLYDCKFENVKWIYDQEAQEFNITHLQQLWANHAVKTHMLYSMLQGLDSVAVPCGIGPKMDRMTEWGNVKPSVIKQTSAFVEGVKMRTYKPLMDRPKCQGLESRIQHFVRRGRIEHPHLFHEEETKAKRDCNDIIEEENTNLETPTKRVCVDTEIKSII encoded by the exons ATGGCTGATGACACAGACAGAAACCAGACTGAAAAACTCCTAAAAAGAGTACAAGAACTGGAGCAAGAGGTGCAAAGACTTAGAACGGAACAGGCCAAAAATAAGGAGGACTCAAACATTAGAAAAAATTCATCAGGAGCTGGAAAAACTAAGCGTGCATTTGATTTCAGTGCTCATGGCCGAAGACATGTAGCCCTAAGAATAGCCTATATGGGCTGGGGATACCAGGGCTTTGCTAGTcaggaaaacacaaataataCCATTGAAGAGAAACTGTTTGAGGCTCTAAGTAAGACTCGACTGGTAGAAAGCAGACAGACATCCAATTATCACCGATGTGGGAGAACAGACAAAGGAGTTAGTGCCTTTGGACAG GTGATTTCACTTGACCTTCGCTCTCAATTTCCAAGGGGCAGGGATTCTGAGGACTTTAATGTAAAAGAGGAAGCAAATGCTACTGCTGAAGAGATCCGTTATACCCACATTCTCAATCGGGTACTCCCTCCAGACATCCGTATATTGGCCTGGGCCCCTGTAGAACCAAGCTTCAGTGCTAGGTTCAGCTGTCTTGAGCGGACTTACCGCTACTTTTTTCCTCGTGCTGATTTAGATATTGTAGCCATGGATTATGCAGCTCAGAAGTATGTTGGCACCCATGATTTCAGGAACTTGTGTAAAATGGATGTAGCCAATGGTGTGATTAATTTTCAGAGGACTATTCTGTCTGCTCAAGTACGGCTAGTAGGCCAGAGCCCAGGTGAGGGGAGATGGCAAGAACCTTTCCAGTTATGTCAGTTTGAAGTGACTGGCCAGGCATTCCTTTATCATCAAGTCCGATGTATGATGGCTATCCTCTTTCTGATTGGCCAAGGAATGGAGAAGCCAGAGATTATTGATGAGCTGCTGAATATAGAGAAAAATCCCCAGAAGCCTCAATATAg taTGGCTGTAGAATTTCCTCTAGTCTTATATGACTGTAAGTTTGAAAATGTCAAGTGGATCTATGACCAGGAGGCTCAGGAGTTCAATATTACCCACCTACAACAACTGTGGGCTAATCATGCTGTCAAAACTCACATGTTGTATAGTATGCTACAAGGACTGGACTCTGTTGCAGTACCATGTGGAATTGGACCAAAGATGGATAGAATGACAGAATGGGGAAATGTTAAGCCCTCTGTCATAAAGCAGACCAGTGCCTTTGTAGAAGGAGTGAAGATGCGCACATATAAGCCCCTCATGGACCGTCCTAAATGCCAAGGATTGGAATCCCGGATTCAGCATTTTGTACGTAGGGGACGAATTGAGCACCCACATTTATTccatgaggaagaaacaaaagccaaaagggACTGTAATGACATAATAGAGGAAGAGAATACTAATTTGGAGACACCAACAAAGAGGGTCTGTGTTGACACAGAAATTAAAAGCATCATTTAA